The Pseudanabaena sp. FACHB-2040 DNA segment GCTCAAACCACGGCCCAGTAGTGATGGAGGTTAACTCTTCTCCTGGCCTAGAGGGTATCGAGACGGCTACAGGTATTGATGTGGCGGCCAAGATTATCGAGTTTATTGAGAAGAATACTGGTCCCAATAAGCCGGAGAAGGGGCGCGATCGCATCAAATACTAATCCCTGAATACCGAGCAAAATCACAAGGACTACCGGCGTCACAATCTTGACAAAGTAGAGCCACTCTCCTGTCACAAGGGCTGTTTATCTTGATGAATACATCAGCCAAAGTCATTGCAGAGGTGAGTCGAATGGTCAAACCTGTGTCACGGGATTCGCGTACCAACCGCTTCAGTAAGGTCGGGAAATCCCTGGCATTAGTCATGTTAGGGGCTGGGGTAGCGACCGCCAGCACCGAAGGGGTACGCGTGTTCAACAGCCAGAAGGCTCCCGAGTCTCAAAACCAGCCTGCGGCAGTCGAAGCCGTATTTCCAGGTCAGGGGCTGCTGAACCGAGAAACCCCTGCTCCGGTTCAGAACAGCACACCGATTGTTCCCGAAGACTCTAATTTTATTGCCAGTATCGTTAACCAGGTTGGGCCTGCCGTAGTACGAATCGACGCTGCCCGCACTGTGCGAGGGGGCCGCTTGTCTGCGTCGCCGTCAGGGCAAGTCGAGCGAGGTACAGGTTCAGGCTTCATCACCACAGCTGACGGTCAAATCATTACTAATGCCCACGTTATTGATGGGGCCGACACTGTGCAGGTGACCCTGAAAGATGGTCGTCAGCTAGATGGTCGGGTGCTGGGCACAGACCCAGTCACTGACGTAGCAGTTATCAAGATCGATGCCAATGATTTACCGGTCGTGCGCTTCAGCAACTCTGATGCGCTGCAGCCAGGAGAATGGGCGATCGCAATTGGCAACCCTCTAGGCCTAGACAACACTGTTACTGCGGGCATCATTAGTGCTACTGGGCGCTCCAGCAACCAGGTTGGCGTACCCGACAAGCGCGTAGAGTTTATCCAGACTGATGCAGCTATTAATCCTGGTAACTCTGGCGGCCCCCTGCTGAACGTTCGCGGTGAAGTGATTGGGGTCAACACAGCCATTTTGAGTGGAGCCCAGGGTTTAGGGTTCGCCATTCCCATCAATACAGTTCAGCGCATTGCCGATCAGCTCGCTGCCAACGGTAAGGTAGACCACCCCTACCTAGGCGTTCAGATGCTGACGCTGTCACCCCAAACTAAGGAAGATCTCAACCGCAACCCCAACAGCAATCTCACAGTCAGCGAAGACAAAGGGGTACTGATTGCTCAGGTAGTTCCGAATTCTCCTGCGGCTCGGGCAGGGCTCAGAGCGGGTGATGTTATCCGCAGCATTGAGGGACAGGCGGTTACTGAAAGTGCTCAAGTGCAACGAGCTGTTGAAGCCTCTCAAGTTGGGCAACCCCTCTCCCTAGAGATTTTGCGGAGCGGGCAGCAACAGACCGTAAGCCTGCGGCCTGCAGCCCTGCCTGCTGCCCAATAAACCAAGTTTGACTGGAGTTCCTTTAAGTTCAGTGAAGCCGTAGCGTTGCTGCGGCTCTTTTCTTGATCGGTTTTGCTTAGCAAACAATCCTTGCAAAATCGCTTGATCCAGGCAGTTGATCCTTAGCATTAAAGACATCCATCGCAAGACCGCCGGGGGCTGCCATGAATCGTAATCCTTCACCGTTGCCGCTTCCTATTTCTATTCAAGAAAGCAGTCCTCCAGAGTTGCCCAAGGAAGCTGCGGCTCATGCAATCCACAGGTCTTCCCGAAAGGTCGTTCCTTTAATGAGGAAGCAGATTGGCTATTGGGAGGATTTGCTGGGAGATGGTTAGGGCAGAGGGTAGAAGGCAGAAGATTCCAAAGTTCCCTTATCTCCGTTAACCTCCCAACTTCCCCAACTCTCGAACTCCTGACCCAGTAAAATAACGAAGACCCAATCCCTTAGCAGTACGCAAGCATGAGCGGTGACACTCTTTTCGGCAAAATCATTCGCAGAGAGATTCCGGCCAATATCGTTTACGAAGACGACCTGTGCTTGGCTTTTACCGACATCAACCCCCAAGCCCCAACCCACATTCTCGTAATCCCCAAAAAGCCGATTCCGAGCCTCTCAGAGGCTGAAGCAGAAGACAAAGAATTGTTGGGTCACATGTTGCTAACTATTAAGGAAATAGCCCAACAGTCGGGCCTGCAGGAGAATGGTTATCGCGTCGTCATCAACACTGGAAATGATGGCGGGCAAACCGTTTTCCATCTTCACATGCATATCCTTGGAGGACGTCCGCTGCAGTGGCCTCCTGGATAGCTATTTACTTTTGTTCAATGAATTAAAGCTTTGTGTCTTAGGGTTGGGTTTAAGCCTCAAGAAACTTTATTTTATTCTCAGGTGAGTAACCATAAATTCATTCCTGTTATTCATCTGATTGACTGTTTATTCATTTGGCAATCATCACTATGACTACTTCCCTTCGTACCCGCGACAGTGTGGGCGCATGGGAGCGGTTTTGCCAGTGGGTGACCAGCACCGACAACCGCCTTTATGTAGGCTGGTTTGGTGTGCTGATGATTCCCACACTGCTTTCCGCTACTGTGTGCTTCGTTATTGCCTTTATCGGTGCTCCCGCTGTAGACATCGACGGTATCCGTGAGCCTGTTGCTGGCTCTCTGATGTACGGCAACAACATCATCTCTGGTGCTGTTGTGCCTTCTTCTAACGCCATCGGCCTGCACTTCTACCCCATCTGGGAAGCGGCTTCGATGGATGAGTGGCTCTACAACGGTGGCCCTTACCAACTGATCATCTTCCACTTCCTCATCGGCATCTTTGCTTACATGGGGCGTCAGTGGGAACTGAGCTACCGCCTCGGCATGCGCCCCTGGATCTGCGTTGCTTACAGCGCACCTCTGGCGGCTGCAACCTCTGTCTTCCTGATCTATCCTCTGGGTCAAGGCTCCTTCTCTGACGGCATGCCTCTAGGTATCTCGGGCACCTTCAACTTCATGCTCGTGTTCCAGGCTGAGCACAACATTCTGATGCACCCCTTCCATATGCTGGGTGTGGCAGCAGTCTTCGGCGGCTCTCTGTTCTCCGCGATGCACGGTTCTTTGGTGACTTCTTCTCTGGTGCGTGAGACCACCGAGACTGAGTCTCAGAACTACGGCTACAAGTTCGGTCAAGAAGAAGAGACCTACAACATCGTTGCAGCCCACGGCTACTTCGGTCGTTTGATCTTCCAATACGCTTCTTTCAACAACAGCCGTTCTCTGCACTTCTTCTTAGGTGCATGGCCGGTTGTTGGCATCTGGTTTACTGCCTTGGGCATCAGCACGATGGCGTTCAACCTGAACGGGTTCAACTTCAACCAGTCCGTGCTTGACTCACAGGGTCGTGTGATTGCCACCTGGGCTGACGTGATCAACCGGGCCAACCTGGGTATGGAAGTGATGCACGAGCGTAATGCTCACAACTTCCCCCTTGACCTGGCTGCTGGTGAGCCCACCCCTGTGGCGTTAACTGCTCCTGTCATCAACGGTTAATCTAAGGATTAATCCTTGAAAGAAAAGCGTCCTCAAGAGGGGGCGCTTTTTTATTGGCAAGTTTCCGAGGATAGTCGGTGAAAGCCCAGGAATGCACCCTACATCCCTGGGCTATTAGGCTGAGGGCTACTCAATCATCAGGTGTTTGATCAAAACCACCATCCACTGGCAGTCTTTGCCGCTGGGGATGGGGTCGCTCCACTCATTGGGGTCTGCGTAGTGCAGGGTATGGAGATACTTGGTCATGCGGTCGAGGGCTTCGAGGCTGCCGTACAGTACGTTGGTGACTTTCTGGCGGTTGGGTTTGGCCTTGCTCGATTGGGCAGGCGGAACGGTGGGCGGTTGAGCGCCCATTTCGGTTGATTGAAACATGGTGGTTCTGGGTTCCTATTGCGATGTGGATGTAGGAAACCAGAACTCACTTTCCTAGCAGCCCCGTCGGTGTGTGCGGTCGGGGCGGCTGGGGAGGTAAACTAACCTCCAAGCCTCCGAACTGCTTAGGTCAGCTTCGGGGGACTAGTCGCCTGTTTGTGCTGGTAACACTTGCAGGCGGCGCTAAGTCGATGAGTTCCGGGATCGGCTGCCAGTCGCGACAGCTTAATGAATGAGAATACGGTGTGCGCTCAGCAAACGTCAACCGTATAGAGGGATTTTTTTGAGCTGGGGGAGCAGCGAGAGCGCAGGACAAAACTCCCAATCACTACTTACCTTGCTCGAAAGGCTTTCACAAAGCTCCGGCTTATACAATGGCATAAACAGATGATGGATAAGTTCAGAGTCAGGGGTGTTTATCCATTAAAAGCGCCGGATAATGCCCCTAATCCTCAGAATTAGACATCAAAACTGCTGAATGACACCTCGAATAAGCAGAATTAGGCATCAAATGTTCTATTTAACTCCTTAAAACTAGGGCGTTATCCAGCAGATCTGACGCTCAATTACTAGTTCGACGTACACTCTTAGGATACGAATCAACCCTGTAAGCTGACACAGAAACTAATTCCTGAGAAGCAAAATCAATTAAATGAAAACTCAGCTACTTGAAAGCCTGCTTTACGAAGAAGAAAGCCCAACGCTTGACTTTAAAAAAGAGCAATATCCATTCTCGAAGGCAACTGAGGAAGAGAAGTCTGAACTTGTTAAGGACATTTTAGGATTCGCGAATGCATGGCG contains these protein-coding regions:
- a CDS encoding HhoA/HhoB/HtrA family serine endopeptidase, yielding MVKPVSRDSRTNRFSKVGKSLALVMLGAGVATASTEGVRVFNSQKAPESQNQPAAVEAVFPGQGLLNRETPAPVQNSTPIVPEDSNFIASIVNQVGPAVVRIDAARTVRGGRLSASPSGQVERGTGSGFITTADGQIITNAHVIDGADTVQVTLKDGRQLDGRVLGTDPVTDVAVIKIDANDLPVVRFSNSDALQPGEWAIAIGNPLGLDNTVTAGIISATGRSSNQVGVPDKRVEFIQTDAAINPGNSGGPLLNVRGEVIGVNTAILSGAQGLGFAIPINTVQRIADQLAANGKVDHPYLGVQMLTLSPQTKEDLNRNPNSNLTVSEDKGVLIAQVVPNSPAARAGLRAGDVIRSIEGQAVTESAQVQRAVEASQVGQPLSLEILRSGQQQTVSLRPAALPAAQ
- a CDS encoding histidine triad nucleotide-binding protein, whose protein sequence is MSGDTLFGKIIRREIPANIVYEDDLCLAFTDINPQAPTHILVIPKKPIPSLSEAEAEDKELLGHMLLTIKEIAQQSGLQENGYRVVINTGNDGGQTVFHLHMHILGGRPLQWPPG
- the psbA gene encoding photosystem II q(b) protein; the protein is MTTSLRTRDSVGAWERFCQWVTSTDNRLYVGWFGVLMIPTLLSATVCFVIAFIGAPAVDIDGIREPVAGSLMYGNNIISGAVVPSSNAIGLHFYPIWEAASMDEWLYNGGPYQLIIFHFLIGIFAYMGRQWELSYRLGMRPWICVAYSAPLAAATSVFLIYPLGQGSFSDGMPLGISGTFNFMLVFQAEHNILMHPFHMLGVAAVFGGSLFSAMHGSLVTSSLVRETTETESQNYGYKFGQEEETYNIVAAHGYFGRLIFQYASFNNSRSLHFFLGAWPVVGIWFTALGISTMAFNLNGFNFNQSVLDSQGRVIATWADVINRANLGMEVMHERNAHNFPLDLAAGEPTPVALTAPVING